A single region of the Melospiza melodia melodia isolate bMelMel2 chromosome 7 unlocalized genomic scaffold, bMelMel2.pri SUPER_7_unloc_1, whole genome shotgun sequence genome encodes:
- the LOC134432748 gene encoding zinc finger protein 239-like, whose translation MEDEEKPWRFRTRRGSKPSPGSCGEERAPLSREGSRRSSQSSELVEKPQGREKPHKCLECGKGFSRSLDLTEHQVIHTGEQPYECEECGKRFSWSSSLRQHQVIHTGKRPYECEECGKRFSQNSVLIQHQRIHTGEKPFECGECGKSFRQRGQLKQHQMIHTGEKPYECGECGMSFSQKGHLMQHQRIHTGGKPYECGECGKSFSQSSGLKKHKRIHTGEKPYECGECGKSFSMKCQLTEHQKIHTGEKPYKCGECGRSFRGSSALIRHQVIHTGERPYTCLECGKSYGWHTDLRKHQQSIHSGEKPYKCPQCGKRFHRSSDLLVHERSHTDERPFRCPDCGKGFKQNSKLTIHRRIHTGERPYKCPECGKSFSTSSVLTKHQRRRH comes from the coding sequence ATGGAGgatgaggaaaagccctggagattccgcacaaggaggggcagcaaacccagcccagggagctgcggGGAGGAAAGAGCCCCCCTGAGCCGGGAAGGCAGCCGGAGatccagccagagctcagagctggtagAGAAGCCTCAGGgcagggagaagccccacaagtgcttggaatgtgggaagggttTTAGTCGGAGCTTAGACCTGACTGAGCACCaggtgatccacactggggagcagccctacgagtgtgaggagtgtgggaagcgtttcagctggagctccagcctgagGCAGCACCAGGTGATCCACACTGGGAAGAGACCCTatgagtgtgaggagtgtggaaAGAGGTTCAGCCAGAACTCTGTCCTGATCcaacaccagaggatccacactggggaaaagccctttgagtgtggggaatgtgggaagagcttcaggcagaggggCCAACTGAAGCaacaccagatgatccacactggggaaaagccctatgagtgtggggaatgtgggatgagcttcagccaGAAGGGCCACCTGATGcaacaccagaggatccacacagggggaaagccctatgagtgtggcgaatgtgggaagagcttcagccagagctctggCCTGAAGAAacacaagaggatccacactggggaaaagccctatgagtgtggggagtgtgggaagagcttcagcatgAAATGCCAGCTGACGGAACACCAgaagatccacactggggaaaagccctacaagtgtggggaatgtgggaggaGCTTCAGAGGAAGCTCGGCCCTGATTCGGCACCAGGTGATCCACACGGGGGAACGGCCGTACacctgcttggaatgtgggaagagctatgGGTGGCACACTGACCTGAGAAAACACCAGCAGAGCATTCActctggggagaagccctacaagtgtccccagtgtgggaagaggtttcacaggAGCTCCGATCTCCTCGTACATGAGCGAAGTCACACAgacgagaggcccttccgctgccctgactgtgggaagggcttcaagcaaaactccaAACTCACCATCCACCGGCgtatccacacgggggagaggccctacaaatgtcctgagtgtgggaagagcttctccacgAGCTCAgtcttgaccaaacaccaacggaGGCGCCACTGA